Proteins co-encoded in one Nonlabens agnitus genomic window:
- a CDS encoding heavy-metal-associated domain-containing protein, which yields MKTTLQLQNVKCSGCINGIAVKLLRINGVNSVQMAADGSEVTLTYDSVNDLAIAERTLIQMGYPPVGIENTISNKVMSFISCATGKINMSL from the coding sequence ATGAAGACGACTCTCCAATTACAAAATGTAAAATGTAGCGGCTGTATCAATGGCATCGCGGTCAAGCTACTGAGAATAAACGGCGTCAATAGTGTACAAATGGCCGCTGATGGCTCTGAGGTAACGTTGACATACGACAGCGTTAATGATCTTGCTATTGCAGAACGTACATTGATCCAGATGGGCTATCCACCAGTAGGAATAGAAAATACGATATCCAATAAAGTAATGTCTTTTATTAGCTGTGCTACTGGTAAAATAAATATGAGTTTATGA
- a CDS encoding rhodanese-like domain-containing protein — protein MTFLSSIFGANAQTAPNLSILSASEFKEAITNENVQLVDVRTANEFKEGAIENALNIDFFQQEIFNEEFSKLDKNRPVYLYCRSGNRSQQAARKLDALRFEQIYDLKGGYMAWPYKK, from the coding sequence ATGACTTTCTTAAGCTCAATCTTTGGCGCTAACGCGCAAACTGCCCCTAACCTAAGCATCCTTTCAGCATCAGAGTTTAAAGAGGCAATTACAAACGAGAATGTTCAATTAGTAGATGTACGCACTGCAAATGAATTTAAGGAAGGTGCCATTGAAAATGCATTGAACATAGACTTCTTCCAGCAGGAAATTTTTAATGAAGAATTTAGCAAGCTAGATAAAAATAGGCCTGTATATCTCTATTGCCGTTCTGGTAATCGTAGCCAGCAGGCAGCTAGAAAATTAGACGCATTGAGGTTTGAACAGATTTATGACCTAAAGGGTGGTTACATGGCATGGCCATATAAAAAATAG